The Hydrogenobacter hydrogenophilus genome has a window encoding:
- a CDS encoding AMP-binding protein produces the protein MELDLQKGSVIPRLRDWGKTALIHRGKSITYKELIDNINSFAYLLDTAVGERVAIISENRPEWVYAFYAIWQRGAVAVPIDFMSSPEEIQYILKETEPSAVCFSSTTEQNLLRALQNLSIRPQLLNLDKLSLEVGKLQQFYAWNLNDNALILYTSGTTGEPKGVMLSFKNLLSNIKAIEKLGIATQRDTTLALLPFHHSYPLMTTMLLPLHIGATVVFIEKLSSEELIKAMKEHAVTILVGVPRLYQLIEKRIRERVEESKLGEVLIKLSGALPKGIRKLIFWKVHKSFGGHLRFLVSGGAKLPLETALFLDKLGFTILEGYGLTETSPIVSFNPPWKIKLGSVGVPIEEVHVKIAQDGEVMVRGVNVMLGYFKKPEETQRAFKDGWLLTGDLGYMDQDGYLYITGRKKEIIVLSGGKKVNPEEIENLILTKSDLIKEVGVLEVDGSLHALIFPDFEKLRERGILNMKEYIKWNVIDKVNRELAEWKRITGFKLIDRELPKTRLGKLRRFLLPKLYASAEEIKEESKIDIPSTPEWLALSEFIQRLSGKEPKPSDHIEIDLGLDSLAKVELLSFIETTFGIRLEEEDLVQHSVLYDLLKLISEKKERVQVAQVDWASILKDSPPYRLEHHPLIFRIGRLILYVFFKLYNRLEVKNLQNLPKPPFILAANHASYLDGFVLACALPERIAQETYFLGEEGYFKNPLTSLFGRLAHVITVNLDKKLKESLQKTAWALRLGKVVVIFPEGARTRDGKLLPFKKGFAILSRELGIPIVPTALIGTYESMSIKDKLPKPKKIKVVFGEPILPQGMSYEEIVQETKTRIEALLKEYA, from the coding sequence ATGGAGCTTGACCTACAGAAAGGTAGTGTAATCCCAAGGTTAAGGGATTGGGGAAAAACTGCGTTAATACACAGAGGTAAAAGCATAACCTACAAAGAGCTTATAGATAATATAAATTCCTTTGCCTACCTTTTGGACACAGCAGTAGGTGAAAGAGTAGCCATCATATCGGAAAACCGTCCCGAGTGGGTGTATGCCTTTTACGCCATTTGGCAGAGGGGTGCAGTAGCAGTCCCCATAGACTTTATGTCTTCTCCGGAAGAGATACAGTACATACTCAAAGAAACAGAACCTTCTGCGGTGTGCTTTTCAAGCACTACAGAGCAAAATCTCTTAAGGGCTCTTCAAAATTTAAGTATAAGACCTCAGCTTCTTAATTTGGATAAGCTGTCTTTAGAAGTTGGAAAACTTCAGCAGTTCTATGCTTGGAATCTAAACGATAATGCACTTATCCTTTACACATCAGGCACTACGGGAGAACCAAAAGGTGTTATGCTCAGCTTTAAAAACCTCCTTTCCAACATAAAGGCTATAGAAAAGCTTGGCATAGCAACTCAAAGAGACACTACCTTAGCTCTGCTTCCCTTTCATCACTCTTATCCCCTTATGACCACTATGCTTTTACCCCTTCACATAGGTGCCACAGTGGTGTTTATAGAAAAGCTCAGTTCTGAAGAACTCATAAAGGCTATGAAGGAGCACGCTGTGACTATACTGGTGGGAGTACCAAGACTTTACCAACTTATAGAGAAGAGAATAAGAGAGAGAGTAGAAGAAAGCAAACTGGGAGAGGTGCTCATAAAACTATCTGGCGCTTTACCCAAGGGTATTAGAAAGCTTATTTTTTGGAAAGTTCACAAGAGCTTCGGAGGGCATCTGAGATTTTTGGTAAGCGGAGGTGCAAAGCTACCCTTAGAGACTGCACTCTTTCTTGACAAGCTTGGCTTTACCATCTTGGAGGGCTATGGGCTTACCGAAACATCACCTATTGTGTCTTTTAACCCACCTTGGAAGATAAAGCTTGGCTCTGTAGGTGTTCCTATAGAAGAAGTCCATGTGAAAATAGCTCAAGATGGAGAAGTTATGGTGCGCGGAGTTAATGTGATGCTGGGATACTTTAAAAAGCCAGAAGAGACCCAAAGAGCCTTCAAAGACGGTTGGCTTCTAACTGGAGACCTTGGCTATATGGATCAGGATGGCTACCTTTACATAACAGGCAGAAAAAAAGAGATAATAGTTCTGTCTGGAGGGAAAAAAGTAAACCCAGAGGAGATAGAAAACCTCATACTCACTAAGAGTGATCTTATAAAAGAGGTGGGGGTTTTAGAAGTGGATGGTTCTTTGCACGCTCTTATTTTTCCAGACTTTGAAAAACTCAGAGAGAGAGGTATCCTTAACATGAAGGAATACATAAAGTGGAATGTCATAGACAAGGTAAACAGAGAGCTTGCAGAGTGGAAAAGAATAACAGGCTTTAAACTCATTGACAGAGAACTCCCAAAAACTAGATTGGGAAAACTTAGAAGATTCTTGCTCCCAAAGTTATACGCGTCAGCAGAAGAAATAAAAGAAGAAAGTAAAATAGATATACCTTCCACACCTGAATGGTTAGCTCTCTCTGAATTTATACAGAGGTTGTCCGGTAAAGAACCAAAACCTTCTGATCACATAGAAATAGACTTAGGACTTGATTCCCTTGCCAAAGTAGAGCTTCTTAGCTTTATAGAGACAACTTTTGGTATTAGGTTAGAAGAAGAAGACTTGGTACAGCATAGTGTCCTTTATGACCTTTTAAAGCTCATATCCGAGAAGAAGGAAAGGGTGCAAGTGGCTCAGGTAGATTGGGCTAGCATACTGAAGGACTCACCACCTTACAGGCTTGAACACCATCCGCTTATATTCAGAATAGGAAGACTTATACTTTACGTGTTTTTCAAACTGTACAATAGGTTAGAAGTGAAGAACCTTCAAAACTTACCTAAACCTCCTTTCATATTGGCAGCAAACCATGCAAGCTATCTTGATGGCTTTGTGTTGGCTTGTGCACTCCCTGAAAGGATAGCACAAGAAACTTACTTTTTGGGTGAAGAAGGTTATTTCAAAAATCCACTCACCTCTCTTTTTGGAAGGTTAGCGCACGTTATTACTGTAAACTTGGACAAAAAGCTAAAAGAATCTCTCCAAAAGACAGCGTGGGCACTAAGATTGGGCAAGGTGGTGGTCATATTCCCAGAGGGTGCAAGAACAAGAGACGGAAAACTTCTACCCTTTAAGAAAGGTTTTGCCATACTGAGCAGAGAACTTGGCATTCCAATAGTACCAACAGCTCTAATAGGTACTTACGAATCCATGTCCATAAAGGATAAACTGCCAAAGCCTAAAAAGATAAAGGTGGTTTTTGGAGAACCCATACTTCCGCAAGGCATGTCTTACGAAGAGATTGTGCAGGAAACAAAAACGCGCATAGAAGCCTTATTGAAGGAATACGCATGA
- a CDS encoding succinate--CoA ligase subunit alpha, which yields MERTWNVGTVYLNDQTKIIVMGITGREASQVVSESEALYPGFIVAGVTPGKGGSQVAGIPVYNTVKEALSKHPNINTGIVYVPPASVKDAVIELVDAGIKVIFIITEHVPIRDTVYFYHYAKERGVIIVGPTSLGCIVPRIPARIGAIGGKDPSIAYADGSLVILSKSGGLTTTTAEMFKRRGWGVYMALALGGDVISCTTFADALENIADDPNVKGVIIQGEVGGSYEEQAAQTILRLWEKGKWNKPVAAFVAGRFQESLEGVSFGHAGAIVERGKGKATDKIRAFNEVGKITGLVKVAEFYHDLVHCIEELGVPRDFEDTLPEGKVKPLYSTIDEETCQFKA from the coding sequence ATGGAAAGAACATGGAATGTAGGGACGGTTTATTTGAATGATCAAACCAAAATCATAGTTATGGGTATAACAGGAAGGGAAGCTTCTCAGGTGGTATCAGAATCAGAAGCTCTATACCCAGGCTTTATAGTGGCAGGCGTCACACCCGGAAAAGGTGGTTCTCAGGTAGCAGGGATTCCTGTTTACAACACGGTAAAAGAAGCTCTTAGTAAGCATCCAAACATAAATACAGGCATAGTTTATGTGCCTCCCGCATCTGTAAAAGATGCAGTTATAGAGCTTGTGGACGCAGGTATAAAGGTGATATTCATAATAACAGAGCATGTTCCTATAAGGGACACTGTTTACTTTTATCACTATGCCAAGGAAAGGGGTGTCATCATAGTAGGTCCCACATCGCTGGGTTGTATAGTTCCGCGCATACCAGCAAGGATAGGGGCTATAGGTGGAAAAGACCCTTCCATAGCCTATGCAGATGGTAGCTTAGTGATTCTTTCCAAATCCGGTGGACTTACCACTACCACTGCGGAGATGTTCAAAAGAAGGGGTTGGGGCGTGTATATGGCTCTGGCTTTGGGAGGTGATGTCATATCCTGCACCACTTTTGCAGATGCCTTAGAGAACATAGCGGATGATCCTAATGTAAAGGGTGTGATCATACAGGGTGAAGTGGGGGGGTCTTACGAAGAGCAAGCAGCACAAACCATACTAAGGTTATGGGAAAAAGGAAAATGGAACAAACCTGTAGCAGCTTTTGTGGCAGGAAGGTTTCAGGAAAGTTTAGAGGGTGTGTCCTTTGGTCATGCGGGTGCCATAGTGGAGAGGGGTAAGGGCAAAGCTACAGATAAGATAAGGGCTTTTAACGAAGTAGGTAAGATAACGGGACTTGTAAAAGTAGCGGAGTTTTATCACGATCTTGTGCACTGCATAGAGGAGCTTGGTGTGCCCAGAGACTTTGAGGATACCCTGCCAGAAGGAAAAGTAAAACCTCTGTACTCCACCATAGACGAAGAGACATGCCAGTTCAAGGCTTAA
- the thiC gene encoding phosphomethylpyrimidine synthase ThiC: MLRAEWVESRKKFKNKSQMYLAREGIITEEMRYVAKREGLHPEFVRQEVARGRMIIPANINHLHLEPMCIGINSRVKVNANIGNSGLASDIPTEIEKVRVAIRYGADTIMDLSTGDAIKETREAVIRESTVPVGTVPIYEALKRAKGQVKNMTVDLILDVIEEQAEQGVSYMTIHAGVLREFLPMVQHRVMGIVSRGGAIMAQWMVEHGKQNPLYEHFDKICEIFKKYDVSFSLGDGLRPGAIADASDDAQLAELKVLGELTERAWKHGVQVMVEGPGHVPMDQIEFNMKLQQKICHEAPFYVLGPLVIDVAPGYDHIASAIGAAMAGWYGAAMLCYVTPKEHLGLPNVEDVKQGVIAYKIAAHAADVAKNWPGAREWDLEMSKARFAFDWNRQFELAIDPETARAYHDETLPQEGYKTAKFCSMCGPEFCAYRISQNVSEKMEEVILKDNWIAP; the protein is encoded by the coding sequence ATGCTGAGGGCAGAATGGGTTGAAAGCAGAAAAAAGTTCAAGAATAAATCCCAGATGTATCTTGCGAGAGAAGGCATTATAACGGAAGAGATGAGGTATGTAGCTAAAAGGGAAGGTCTGCATCCTGAGTTCGTGCGTCAAGAAGTAGCCAGAGGTAGGATGATCATACCTGCCAACATCAACCACCTTCACCTGGAGCCTATGTGTATAGGCATAAACTCAAGGGTAAAGGTCAATGCTAACATAGGAAACTCAGGGCTTGCATCGGACATACCCACCGAAATAGAGAAGGTAAGGGTTGCCATAAGATACGGTGCGGACACCATAATGGACCTATCTACAGGAGATGCCATAAAGGAGACCAGAGAAGCTGTCATAAGAGAGAGCACAGTTCCCGTTGGTACAGTACCCATATACGAAGCACTCAAAAGGGCAAAAGGGCAGGTAAAGAACATGACCGTTGACCTCATACTGGATGTCATAGAAGAGCAGGCAGAGCAAGGTGTTTCTTACATGACCATACATGCAGGAGTTCTCAGAGAGTTCCTACCCATGGTACAGCACAGGGTGATGGGTATAGTTTCAAGAGGTGGAGCCATAATGGCTCAGTGGATGGTAGAGCACGGAAAACAAAACCCTCTGTACGAGCATTTCGATAAGATATGTGAGATATTCAAAAAGTACGATGTTTCCTTCTCCTTAGGAGATGGGCTAAGACCCGGTGCCATAGCTGATGCGTCAGATGATGCGCAGCTTGCTGAACTAAAAGTCCTTGGAGAGCTCACAGAAAGGGCATGGAAACACGGTGTGCAGGTTATGGTAGAAGGTCCAGGACATGTACCCATGGACCAGATAGAGTTCAACATGAAATTACAGCAAAAGATATGCCACGAGGCACCTTTCTATGTGCTGGGTCCTTTGGTCATAGATGTGGCACCAGGATATGACCATATAGCATCTGCCATAGGTGCTGCTATGGCAGGTTGGTACGGTGCAGCTATGCTTTGCTATGTGACACCTAAGGAACACCTTGGACTTCCTAATGTGGAAGATGTTAAGCAAGGAGTCATAGCTTACAAAATTGCAGCTCACGCTGCTGATGTTGCTAAAAACTGGCCTGGAGCTCGGGAATGGGACTTAGAGATGTCAAAAGCTCGCTTTGCCTTTGATTGGAACAGACAGTTTGAGCTTGCCATCGATCCGGAAACCGCAAGAGCCTATCACGATGAAACATTACCACAAGAAGGCTACAAAACTGCCAAGTTCTGTTCCATGTGCGGTCCTGAGTTCTGTGCCTACAGGATATCTCAGAACGTATCAGAAAAGATGGAAGAGGTGATACTAAAAGACAACTGGATAGCACCATAA
- a CDS encoding class I SAM-dependent methyltransferase produces MDVGGAEGALAKALKNAYPRTYVLCLDKDPELIKEEEKRWEKIEFVCADFLDFKAEGVLIWWFLPTLTTGLMGSG; encoded by the coding sequence ATAGATGTGGGAGGAGCAGAAGGAGCCCTTGCTAAGGCTTTGAAAAATGCCTATCCACGCACTTATGTGCTCTGTTTGGATAAAGATCCAGAACTTATAAAGGAAGAAGAGAAAAGGTGGGAGAAAATTGAATTTGTTTGTGCGGATTTTCTTGACTTTAAAGCAGAGGGAGTTTTGATCTGGTGGTTTCTACCAACACTTACCACTGGTTTGATGGGCAGTGGCTAA
- a CDS encoding tetratricopeptide repeat protein: protein MKLKMALVMILALVWAGVSYAQKEIIDCINYLKAGDYQRAIKSGQMAVKLYPRSADAYSCLGEAYRMTGEINLAIENLKKAEAYATRDVELMYIYISLGDAYGQKGDLDNALFYHSKSLNLARKLGDREMEAGGLTNIANVFRIKGEPDKALEYYEEALRLYTDEKGKALTYNNIAGIYLDKGDYKKAIEYFKKAIEISERYGEYHASGDGMLNLGDTYRKIKDFKNAEYYLSEGLKRVQKVGDKYAEAKGLAFFGLYFRDKGDIKSAREHLNKAYEIFKSIGAEGEASVVLKDLSKLEEKKENKEEKKENKKK from the coding sequence ATGAAGCTAAAGATGGCCTTGGTTATGATCCTTGCTTTGGTTTGGGCAGGTGTATCTTATGCACAGAAGGAGATAATAGACTGTATTAACTACCTTAAAGCAGGAGATTATCAGAGGGCTATTAAATCAGGTCAAATGGCAGTAAAACTCTATCCAAGAAGTGCAGATGCTTATTCCTGCTTGGGAGAAGCTTACCGTATGACTGGAGAAATAAACCTTGCTATTGAGAACCTTAAGAAGGCAGAGGCTTATGCAACAAGAGATGTTGAGTTAATGTATATCTATATCAGTCTTGGAGATGCCTATGGACAAAAAGGCGATTTAGATAATGCCCTTTTCTATCATAGCAAGAGCCTTAATTTGGCAAGAAAACTTGGAGACAGAGAAATGGAGGCAGGGGGACTTACTAACATAGCAAATGTTTTCCGTATAAAAGGAGAACCTGATAAAGCATTAGAATATTACGAAGAAGCCTTAAGGTTATATACAGATGAAAAAGGCAAAGCCCTCACTTACAACAATATAGCAGGTATCTACTTGGATAAAGGAGATTATAAGAAGGCTATTGAATACTTTAAGAAAGCGATTGAGATAAGTGAAAGATATGGGGAGTATCACGCAAGTGGAGATGGAATGCTAAACCTTGGGGATACTTATAGAAAAATTAAAGATTTTAAAAATGCGGAGTATTACCTTTCCGAGGGACTTAAAAGAGTTCAAAAAGTTGGAGATAAATACGCAGAAGCAAAAGGATTAGCATTCTTTGGTCTGTATTTCAGAGATAAGGGAGACATAAAATCTGCAAGGGAACACTTAAACAAGGCATATGAGATTTTCAAGTCCATAGGAGCGGAGGGAGAGGCTTCAGTGGTATTAAAAGATTTATCTAAGCTTGAAGAGAAGAAAGAAAATAAAGAAGAGAAGAAGGAAAATAAAAAGAAGTAG
- a CDS encoding excalibur calcium-binding domain-containing protein has protein sequence MRKVLALGLVLFSTLAFGEQKYSCEEGKRKTCKTITSCEEAMFYLKQCGITRLDADRDGIPCECQACISKNPNADRCKEYR, from the coding sequence ATGAGAAAGGTTTTGGCTTTAGGCTTGGTTCTTTTTTCTACTCTTGCTTTTGGAGAACAAAAGTATAGCTGTGAAGAAGGCAAGAGAAAAACATGCAAGACTATAACTTCCTGTGAAGAGGCAATGTTTTACCTTAAGCAGTGCGGTATTACAAGGCTTGATGCAGATAGAGATGGGATACCGTGTGAGTGTCAGGCTTGCATAAGTAAAAATCCTAATGCCGATAGGTGTAAGGAGTATAGATAA